The genomic stretch ACAGGGTAATAAGATAAATGAGGGCGAAGAGATGACGTATTCGGAATTTTCGTTTCCAAACGACATTCATATTATCTGGTCGCTCATGATCGTTACATACCCGTTCATCACCGGCCTGGTGGCTGGGGCCTTCATGGTCTCGGCGCTGTACTACGTCTTCGACAGGAAAGAGCTGGAGCCGATACACAGGTTCGCGCTTCTGGTATCTCTCTCGTTCATGGTATGCGCCACGCTCCCGCTCCTTTTTCACCTCGGACACCCCGAAAGATCATACCGGATCATGATAACGCCGAACTTCACCTCCGCTATCGCCGGATTCGGCCTTATATACAGCTTTTACCTTGTCGTGCTCCTTCTTGAAATATGGATAGCCTACAGAAAGGAGATAGTGGAAAACCATAAAAACAGCAGCGGCATCAAACGCCTTTTCTGGGGCGCGCTGGCACTTGGCGTGTATGAGATAGACAAAGAGTCGGCCAAAGTCGACAGGAGCTTCATATTCACGCTCTCTGTGGTGGGCATACCGGCCGCTTTCACGCTTCACGGATATGTAGGCTTTCTTTTCGGCTCGCTCAAATCGAATCCTTGGTGGTCCACCCCGCTCATGCCGCAGATATTCCTCCTTTCTGCCGTGCAGTCGGGTATAGCGCTTATCATCCTGCTCTACATTTTCCTCGGGTATAAAGGGTATCTTGAAAAATCGCTTCAATGCGTGAAATCGCTGGTCTTCTTCCTCTGGTTCTCCATAATCCTCGTGCTCGTATCGGAGGGGCTGGAACTCCTCTTCCTCTATTATGAAGCGACCGACGCGTGGAAAGTCGTGGGAGAACTTCTGGAAACAAAGCTCTTCACGTCATTCGTTGTTCTTCAGCAGGGTCTCGGGATGGGGGGTTCCTTTATCATCCTTACCGTGCTGATATTCGCGAAAATCGAGAAAAACTATACTCCGCTAGTTGTCATCGCCTCAGGGCTTGCGCTGTTCGAGGTATGGATAATGCGCTGGAACGTTGTTGTCGGCGGGCAGATGTTCTCAAAAAGCTTTATCGGATTCAGGCACTACACCCCGCTCTGGTTTGAGAAGGAAGGGATATTCACTTCGATATTCCTTACGCTTTTGCCGTTCCTGATACTGCTGATATTGACGAAGTTCCTCCCGATAAGGCCGCACGATAGAGAAGAGTAAACCTTTAACCGATGACAGATTGTTTTTGCCGCTCTTTATCCTGCCGAAATTTATTCCATCCAACTCTACAAACAAATAAAGCCTTACTGAATTCATTACTACACGTAGCGCTTTATGTTATTTTCCGAGCTTGCGTATATCTGGCTGTGAGATTGGTCTTTAATTGAAAGATTATACCTTTCCGCATCGTCATCAGATATGTTTTTTTCTTTAATGAATTTATATTCATCTTTTCCGGAAATTAATATCGCCAAGACAGGTGAGATTGGATAGTAAAATTCAAGCTCGTTAACGCTGTCACCTTGCTTCCCAATCGCATAGGTATTTATTACTGGTTGATCACCGGCAATAAGAGGAATTTTCGATTTATTATTAAGAAGTACTATCCTGTATTTTTCATTATCTTCAGCAAGTCCAAAAGCCATATTAGTTGTAAATATATGGGCCATAACATTCCATACATTATTAAAATTTACGCCCATAACCATGTTATTCGTTAAACTCCCAAGCACACTCTCCCGCATCCTATTGGTTCTTAAATACTGAGCACATAAAAAATAAAAAAAATTCAAGCGCCCTTTATCAGAACAATAAAAACTAATGTCGTGTCTTTTTATGGAATCTAGATATTTAATGGCAGTACTTTCTATTACCCCATGATAATCTTCTTCAAAATTGTTAACAGCTACACCTATAACCTTTTCAACCTCTTGGCTATTGATTCCTTTCGCTTGGAGTTCCGCCTTGAATTCAAATATAAAATTAAAAAATTTGATCCAATCCTCATTTATTTTACGCTGCTCTCCTTCGTATGGTTCCACTAGAAATCTTCTTACGAAAGTAATGTCTTGAAGAGTTAATTCTTTAAGTTTGTAAAAATCACGTATTTGAGCAATTCCTTTTAAGTTTGAATGAAACACTTCGCCTTCTCGATAACACCAAATAAGGTCATTAGAAGCCCAAGCCCGGAGATATTCCCTCCAAACATAATGATGCCGTCTTTTTTTCATTATTGTTATTGCCGACTCCTTTGGAAAATTTCTGGTAACTTGGCAAAATTTACCTAATATCGCTGATCGTTAATCTAACTGGTGTGCGCCTTTTTACGACGTGCGGCTGGGGACTTTTTCCGACCAACAGATTTCTTCGCCAAATCGATCAGGGATCGTAAAGCGCCATTCACAGCATCTTCCGTGGGGAACGCCTTGGCCACGTCAGGACTTAGAAGAACAAGATTCGTCCCTTTTTGGTACGCTTCAAAATACCCACCCCTGACTCCCTTGCCAAGATCTGTACGCAGGTACTCAGCGCGCAAATCCTGAGATTTAGCCTTCTTCATAAATTCTCCTTTCCTTGCGGCTCATAAGCCGTGCGCTGATAATCCTGATCCCGTTTTCCCTGTCTGAATGCGAAACCACAAGCGTACGTTTTTGCCATGATAGTCCAAAAGTTATAAACCGCAACTCATCCATGGAATGATCAGGATCTGAGAAGGTAATTGCCAGTCTGTCACCAAATACCGTTGAGGCTTCCTGAAATGTGACCCCATGCTTTCGTTCATTTGCTTTGGCTTTTTTCAGATCCCATTCAAATTCCATTGCCCCTGTCCGCTACTTAATCCAGGAAGCCGGATAAATATTTCATCAAACCCAAAAATGGAGGTCGCTACTACGGTTTTACTTCCCATTCGTCGCCAGAAAGCTGTATCCTCATCTCGTTCTTCTCGGCGATAACCGGATTGTAGAAGAAAAACACTTCGGCGGACAGATCCTTCACATCCCCTATTCGCGTCTCAAAGAAGAATGTCTCGGTTCTCGATTCACCCGATTTAAGGCGATTATCGCCGACTATCTTCGAGCCAAAGAGGAATACGTCGCCATCTGTTTCAATCTCTATCCCCTTGGAATCGACAATCGTCTTTCCGTACTCCTTGCGCTTGGTTTCAATGACCTTCCCTTCGCCGTCCCTGGTGCTCACTTCCAGCACAAGGCGCCGCGCGGGGGTTCCGGTCGGGATGGAATGTCCTATGCCGCTGTTCGTTAGGCTTACCTTGGCAACAAGGTTTTTTGAACCCCGTTTCATCTCCACCATTTTCAGCTTTACCACGCTCAGCATCGATCCGACATTGTGGGTAAGCGAATGGTCGTGGATTTTCTCCCGCCCCCCCTCATGGGCGGTCTTCCCCGCTATTTCGGGCATATGGCAGTTTTGGCACTGTTTCCCCTCTTTCGCGAAAGCAGAATCTTTCCATTCGCTGTAGGTGACACCTACATGCACGCCGTTTCGGTTCTTGAAATCATGGCAGCCCGCGCAGAGCTTTGACGATGCAAAATCGTCCGAACGTACTGTTTCATGGTATGGGGATGAGGCCCCGTCGAGCACCGACCGTTTCACCTTCCCCGGCTTTACGGTAAACGGATCCGGTTTTTCAAGATCGACGCTGGAGATAGAGTGACAAAAGTCGCAGGTGATACCCTCTCTGGTGATGGCATCATCGGCGTCGAAGTCCCCCGTCACCCGCACGGTAGGGGCATGGCAGTTTAGGCAATACTTCCTCGCCTCCCCTTTTGTATCCGTATACGCCTTTCTGTAGGCTGTCTGGAAGATCGGGTTTGAATAGGAGAGCGCGTGTAGCGATTTTCGCCAGTTGCGGTAAATGTCGCGGTGGCAATCTTTGCATACTTGGGAGCTTTCAAAGGAATCCTTTGCCGAAGCCTCGTTGCCAACAACGGCAAGAAACAGAATCGCTAATACAACAACAAATTTATTCAGCATTTATCTACCCTGCAAAATGTTAATTTGCATACAGTATCATCCATTATCAAGGCTACTTCAAGCGTTTGTCTTTTGCCTGTCTGCGCCTCTCCTCTATATGTCCATCGGCGGGACAGGGGCATTGTTTCCCCATGTGGGGGAGGAATCCCGCAGATTCTGGATAATGCCGGGGAGCATATCCATGACAATATCTACCTCACCCATCGTATTCAGCTTGCTGAATGAAAACCTTATCGAACTGTTCATCAAGCCGGGAGACACCCCCATTTCGAGAAGTACGTGGGATGGTTCCCTGGAGCCGGACGAGCAGGCGGAACCGGTCGATACCGATATGCCGTTGAGATCGCACTGGATCTGAAGCATCTCCCCTTCCGTCCCCTCGAAGCTGACATTCAGCGTATTGGGAAGTCTTCTCTCCATATGGCCGTTCAATATCGCATGAGGAATGGTGGTGAATATCCTCTTTTCCAGCTCATCGCGGAGTGAGGCGATGTAACCGGCGCTTTTCGCCAGGTCCGCCACAGCCAATTCACACGCCTTCCCGAACCCGACTATTCCCGCCACGTTTTCGGTTCCCGACCTCTTCCCGCGCTCATGTCCTCCGCCTGAAAGGAGCGGCTCTATCTCGGTACCCTTCCTCACATAAAGTGCGCCGACCCCTTTGGGGCCATGCAGTTTGTGCGCGGAGATGGAAAGGAGATCAACATCCAATTCGTCAACATCAAGCGATACCTTTCCCGCCGACTGAACGGCATCCGTATGGAACAGTATCCCCTGCCCCCTTGCCATCGTCGCCGCCTCCTTTATCGGCTGAATGGTGCCGGTCTCATTGTTCGAATGCATCACCGACACAATCAGTGTCTTCTCATCCAGAGCGGCCTTGAGCTCTTCCAGCATTATTACCCCGTCCAGATCAACGGAGACCGTCTGATGTTTGTAGCCGTTCAGCGGGAGAAATTCAGCGCTCTTCAGGATGGAACTGTGTTCGATGGTGCTTGTGATCGCCTTCCACTTTCCATCAGCGGGCTTTGTCCATGAGGCCCCTTTCAGCGCCATGTTGTTGGCTTCGCTCCCCCCTGAGCAGAGAATGATCTCCGTAGGGTCGGCTCCTATCAGAAAAGCCACCTTTTCCCTTGCCTCCTCGATCGCGTTTCTGGCAATGCGTCCAAGAGTGTGCGTGCTGGATGGATTGCCAAAATTCTCCTTGAGGAAAGGGATCATCGCTTCAAAAACCTCAGGAACTATCGGGGTGGTTGCGTTATTATCAAAATAGACTTTATTCATTTGCCTATCTCCTGACTCTGCCAATAATTAAAGCAGGGCGCTTGCGGCAAGACCATCCAATTTTCCATAATCCAATACCCCATTGGAACCGGGATCACTCGATCAAATCCGGTACTTTTCAACTTCCTCATCGGGAAGCGGGCGAACCGTCATTATTGATGTCGCGTTGGTAGACATATCGGTAAACTCGCATTCAACCTCGGCGGTTTTGGGCGCGGTGGCGTATCTTGCGGCAATACGGGCAGCAATTTCGTTCACGCCGTTCTCAGGCC from Nitrospinota bacterium encodes the following:
- the nrfD gene encoding polysulfide reductase NrfD, with the protein product QGNKINEGEEMTYSEFSFPNDIHIIWSLMIVTYPFITGLVAGAFMVSALYYVFDRKELEPIHRFALLVSLSFMVCATLPLLFHLGHPERSYRIMITPNFTSAIAGFGLIYSFYLVVLLLEIWIAYRKEIVENHKNSSGIKRLFWGALALGVYEIDKESAKVDRSFIFTLSVVGIPAAFTLHGYVGFLFGSLKSNPWWSTPLMPQIFLLSAVQSGIALIILLYIFLGYKGYLEKSLQCVKSLVFFLWFSIILVLVSEGLELLFLYYEATDAWKVVGELLETKLFTSFVVLQQGLGMGGSFIILTVLIFAKIEKNYTPLVVIASGLALFEVWIMRWNVVVGGQMFSKSFIGFRHYTPLWFEKEGIFTSIFLTLLPFLILLILTKFLPIRPHDREE
- a CDS encoding DUF4238 domain-containing protein, coding for MKKRRHHYVWREYLRAWASNDLIWCYREGEVFHSNLKGIAQIRDFYKLKELTLQDITFVRRFLVEPYEGEQRKINEDWIKFFNFIFEFKAELQAKGINSQEVEKVIGVAVNNFEEDYHGVIESTAIKYLDSIKRHDISFYCSDKGRLNFFYFLCAQYLRTNRMRESVLGSLTNNMVMGVNFNNVWNVMAHIFTTNMAFGLAEDNEKYRIVLLNNKSKIPLIAGDQPVINTYAIGKQGDSVNELEFYYPISPVLAILISGKDEYKFIKEKNISDDDAERYNLSIKDQSHSQIYASSENNIKRYV
- a CDS encoding BrnT family toxin, with the translated sequence MEFEWDLKKAKANERKHGVTFQEASTVFGDRLAITFSDPDHSMDELRFITFGLSWQKRTLVVSHSDRENGIRIISARLMSRKERRIYEEG
- a CDS encoding cytochrome c family protein, which produces MLNKFVVVLAILFLAVVGNEASAKDSFESSQVCKDCHRDIYRNWRKSLHALSYSNPIFQTAYRKAYTDTKGEARKYCLNCHAPTVRVTGDFDADDAITREGITCDFCHSISSVDLEKPDPFTVKPGKVKRSVLDGASSPYHETVRSDDFASSKLCAGCHDFKNRNGVHVGVTYSEWKDSAFAKEGKQCQNCHMPEIAGKTAHEGGREKIHDHSLTHNVGSMLSVVKLKMVEMKRGSKNLVAKVSLTNSGIGHSIPTGTPARRLVLEVSTRDGEGKVIETKRKEYGKTIVDSKGIEIETDGDVFLFGSKIVGDNRLKSGESRTETFFFETRIGDVKDLSAEVFFFYNPVIAEKNEMRIQLSGDEWEVKP
- a CDS encoding cysteine desulfurase, which codes for MNKVYFDNNATTPIVPEVFEAMIPFLKENFGNPSSTHTLGRIARNAIEEAREKVAFLIGADPTEIILCSGGSEANNMALKGASWTKPADGKWKAITSTIEHSSILKSAEFLPLNGYKHQTVSVDLDGVIMLEELKAALDEKTLIVSVMHSNNETGTIQPIKEAATMARGQGILFHTDAVQSAGKVSLDVDELDVDLLSISAHKLHGPKGVGALYVRKGTEIEPLLSGGGHERGKRSGTENVAGIVGFGKACELAVADLAKSAGYIASLRDELEKRIFTTIPHAILNGHMERRLPNTLNVSFEGTEGEMLQIQCDLNGISVSTGSACSSGSREPSHVLLEMGVSPGLMNSSIRFSFSKLNTMGEVDIVMDMLPGIIQNLRDSSPTWGNNAPVPPMDI